The Chitinophagales bacterium nucleotide sequence AAAAGTACGCAGACCTACCTAAATCTAATATTACCATACTACCAGTAGGTAAGAAAGCTTTTGATGCTTTTAAGCGTTCGGGCTATGATTTGAATGATGAATTTTATACCTTGTTTACCAAACTTAGTTTTGAAGAGTCTGCTAAAATAGCTCAATTTATTGTTAATTCTTTTTTAAGCAAGGATTATGATAAGGTGGAGGTGATATATTCTAAATTTAAAAATGCAGCTGTTCAAGAATTCAAAACAGAAGAATTTTTGCCGATAGCCAAGGCTGAAACTTTTGCTGGTGCTAGCAAAGCAGACTATATCTTCGAGCCTAGTAAAGCACAGCTATTAGAAGAGTTGCTACCAAAAATTATCAAGACTACCTTCCATAGATTTGCGCTAGATAATAATGCCTCTGAGCATGGAGCGCGAATGGTAGCTATGGATAGTGCGACTAACAACGCAGCTGACCTCATTAAGCGTCTTGAGATCGAGTATAACAAAGCTCGTCAGGCGTCTATTACCAACCAGATTTTGGAGATCGTAGGAGGTGCAGCGGCATTGGAAGCTTAGTCTATCACTGATTATCTCTCACAGAATACACAGAAATCACGGAATTTTCGATCAAAGTCTTGTATCCTTTGTGCAATCTTTGTGCTCCTTGTGGTGAATTTTCAATAAGCTCACTTGTTTTCGCTTTCTTTTAAAACTCGTATCTAGCAACTGCTATTCGGATTTGCATAATTATCGCTTTGGTCTTCGTCAGTATGATCTAGGCATACAAAATCCTTCTCCAATATCAAAAGGAGATTCCCAAAACTATTTTTATAGGTAATCTTATCGGTGTCATTCCAGATTTTAGCTTCTTGGCTAGGAAGGAATAGCGTTATTTTGTCGTCTACAAATTGTGCTTGAAGTTCTTGGATTCCTTCTTTGGCTTCTAACCTGTACATAAAATTATTTTCTGGAAATTCCGTCTTTTCCTCTACCCAGCCTAGCTCTGAGAGTTGTTTGACTTCCTTTTTTACAAGCCGAAAGCGCACGGTGTTGTCTTTGATTCTAATTTTCATGTTTTATATTATGTGATTGGCTATAAATGTTAAATGAGTCATTTTTCAAAAATCCTATCAAAGTTATCCCAAATTCATTAGCCAATTCGACTGCCAAAGATGATGGTGCTCCGATAGCACATATAATAGATATCTTTGCCATGATGGCTTTTTGAATCAACTCAAAACTAGCTCTACCACTGAGTAGTAGAATCATATCTTTAAAGTCTAGATTATTTGTTATGAGATGGTGACCAATCAATTTGTCTAAGGCATTATGCCTGCCTACGTCTTCATATATAGAGATGATTTTACCATTTAAATTAAAAAGGGCAGAGGCGTGTATTCCGCCAGTTTGACTGAAATTGGACTGGTGTTCATTGATTTTATCCTTTAATGAAAGTAATAAAGAAGGCGAAAGTTTGATTAAATCGTTTGATGATGGTTTATGT carries:
- the atpG gene encoding ATP synthase F1 subunit gamma, with amino-acid sequence MAGLKEVRERIKSVKSTQQITKAMKLVSAAKLKKATTAITQMRPYAEKLQEVMNNILATTDMSELSLGLNEVRPVQNVLVVVFTSDRGLCGGFNSNLLKAANRVLKEKYADLPKSNITILPVGKKAFDAFKRSGYDLNDEFYTLFTKLSFEESAKIAQFIVNSFLSKDYDKVEVIYSKFKNAAVQEFKTEEFLPIAKAETFAGASKADYIFEPSKAQLLEELLPKIIKTTFHRFALDNNASEHGARMVAMDSATNNAADLIKRLEIEYNKARQASITNQILEIVGGAAALEA
- the fdhD gene encoding formate dehydrogenase accessory sulfurtransferase FdhD — translated: MNSTKKVSISKFKQGQFLVKEDVLAVEEPLEISLHFIEDGEKKRQSISITMRTPGYDVELALGFLYTEGIISSYDQIEKTNSFVANQINVHLKEDTKIDLEKLKRNFYTTSSCGVCGKSSIEAIHTIVSEHKPSSNDLIKLSPSLLLSLKDKINEHQSNFSQTGGIHASALFNLNGKIISIYEDVGRHNALDKLIGHHLITNNLDFKDMILLLSGRASFELIQKAIMAKISIICAIGAPSSLAVELANEFGITLIGFLKNDSFNIYSQSHNIKHEN